The Natronocella acetinitrilica region CGACGAATGGTACGTGTCCCACTACCTGTTCGAGCGGCCTGAATGATCGCCGGTCTGCGGCTCTTTTTTGCTGCGGTTCTGGTGGCGATGGTCGCCATTATCCTGTTTGCCAGTGCTGATCGCGGCATTGGTGAAGCGCTGGCTGACCTGGGCCGCGACCCCTGGGTGCAGGCCGCACTCATGGATGCGTACTTCGGCTTTCTAACCATCTGGTTGTGGATGGCCTATAAGGAACCCACCTGGCTGCGCCGGATCGGCTGGCTGATCGCGGTACTCCTGACGGGCAACGTGGCCATCGCGATCTATCTCCTGATTCAGCTGTTTTCCCTGCGTCCGGGCGACGGCATCGAGGCCTTGCTGCTTCGCCGGGACCGGGCCGACGCCGCTTAGGGGGCGACAGCTGTAACACGGCTGTCATGGATGCATGTTGCACTGTGCGCCTCGAGGCGAAAACGAGGTGCAAGCGCAATGTGGTTACGCTGTCTTCCGTTGGCGCTCCTGTTGATCTGCGGGCTGGCCACTGCCACCCCGCCCCAATGGACGGACGCGGCCGACGAGACCTACGCCACGGATGAACGTGCGCGGATCGGTGTGGACCATCTTGAGGCCAATGGTGATTACGAAGCCGCCTATCCGTGGTTTCTATCCGCCGCCGAAGACGGGTCGCCCCTGGCCAGCGCCAACCTGGGCTGGTTCTACGAGGAGGGCCTGGGCGTCGAGCAGGACGGCGACCGCGCTGTTCACTGGTACGGGCGGGCGGCTGAGACCGGAGCCGTCCGCTACAGCCTCCATGTGGCCTGGATCTACCTGGAAGGGCGACTGGTCGGGCGTGACCGGGCGCAGGCCGAGCAGTGGTTTCGTTTCGGCATAGAGCGGGATTTACCACAGGCCAAACTGGCCCTGGGATCGGTGTACTACGCTGATATTCTTGGCGGCCGGGAAGGCCTGGGCCCTGAAGCCGAGGCCTTGCTGCTGGATGCCCTGGAAGACGGAATGGTTTACGCCACGCGATTCCTCGGTCGCATGTATCTGGACGGCATCGGTGTGGAGCGTGACGTTGCCCGGGGCCTGAGCGCGGTGCGGCTGGGTGCGGAGTCGCGGGACCCGGATATGCAATCACTGCTCGCCCTGCTGCTGGCCCGGGGTGACGTCATTGAGGCCGATCCGGTGGAGGCGAACAAGTGGGCCGCCCTGGCAGCGGCAGCGGGTGATGAGCAGGCTGCAGAACTGCAACACACCCTGGAGCAGACCATGCTTTCTGACGACGAGAAGGCGGAATCCCTTGAGCGGGCGCGGGTCTGGGCTGAGGAGCAGTCAGTGCCGGCACCCTGACGGCGGGGTGTTCGGTATGCAGTTTCGATATTTGTTTAGAGATATCGATTCCTTTTTCATCTAAGTGGTCGGCGCTAAGGTGTTGGACCTGTATCCTTCACCGGAGCGAGACCGACACCATGGCGTCCACAGCCCAACAGGCAGTCCGCCCAGCGCCGAACCATGATGACTACCAGTCTCTGCAGGGGGTGAGTCAGGAACTGGAACGACTCTCAGCTGAAGACCGGGTCAGCTGGGGGCTTGAGCGTTTCTGCGGTCGTATCGTGCTGAGTTCCAGCTTCGGTGCCCAGTCGGCTGTGTCGCTGCACTTGGTGACGTCGCAGCGGCCGGATATCCCAGTGGTACTCGTTGATACCGGTTATCTGTTTCCGGAAACCTACCGTTTTATCGATACCCTGACGGAGCGCCTGCGGTTGAATCTGCAGGTATTCCGCCCGGAACTGTCCCCAGCCTGGCAGGAGGCGCGCTATGGCAGACTGTGGGAGGCGGGCACACAGGGAATTGATCGATACAACCGCATCAACAAGGTCGAGCCCATGCGTCGGGCCCTCAGCGACCTGGGTGCCGACGCCTGGTTTGCCGGCTTGCGCCGGCAGCAGGCGGGCAGCCGTGCCACTCGCAGTGTGGTCGAGCAGCAGAACGGCCGCATCAAGATTCATCCCATCATCGACTGGACGGACCGCGACGTTTACCAGTACCTGAAAGGGCACGGGCTTCCCTATCATCCGCTGTGGCACGAGGGTTACGTCTCGATCGGCGACGTTCACACTACCCGTCGCATCACTGCGGACATGAGCGAAGAGGAAACCCGCTTCTTCGGCCTGAAGCGTGAGTGCGGATTGCATGAGTTGGTGTGATCGGGGAGTGATCGGGCGTCGGCTCGGTGCGTTACGCGCTTCGCGCTAACGCACCCTACATTACGCCGTGCCTGTCGTAGGGTGCGTTAGGCCGAAGGCCGTAACGCACCGTCAACAAACAACCATGTTCCCTATAAATCCAGCGTCAGCCGTCCCCGGCGCTCGAATGGCCGTGTCCCGCGGATCAGCGTACCGTAATCGACCTCGCCGCGCAGTTCATAGGCGAGCTGCCGGGTACTTCCGTCCATCTTCTGCATCAACTCGGGCAGGGATTGCAGCAGTCTCGTGCGCACCTCAAGGTGAACGGGCAGCTCGGTATTGGCCGGCAGGGTAAAGCGCTCTTCCGACTTGCCGTCAGCCAGCGGAATGCCCTCCAGATCCACCGAGTAGCGCAGCTCCCGCACCGGCAGCGCGCGGTTGTTGGGGTTGTCCACCAGCAAGGTCAGCCGAAAGCGCTGTTCCGTGAGCCCGAGTTGCAGCAATTCCACGCTGTCCAGCTTGTAGGTCGGTTCCTTGATCTCCGGTTGCAGGGCTGCGCAACCGCCGAGTAGAACAGCGGCAAAGGTGAGAATTGCGAGTGCGCCGCGTAGGATCATGGACGGGAGTCTCCGGTGTCGGGTCTGAGGGCGTGTCCAGTGTAACCCAAGCTAGGGAGAACCACTGCCGGCCATCGTGGTCGTAACCCGCTCCTGCCACTGTTACAGGCAAGCGCATGAATAGCTCAATCAATCTGGTAGACGCCCCCGCTGCGACTGTGTCGGCTGCCGATGCGGCCATTGTCACGGCCCGTGGCCTCACCAAGCGCTATGGCGAGACTGAGGTGGTGAGAGGCATCGATCTGGATGTGCGTCCGGGAGAGTGCTTCGGGCTGCTCGGTCCCAACGGCGCGGGCAAGACCACAACCCTGCGCATGCTGCTCGGGCTCACCCCGCCCACTGACGGCACCCTTGAGGTGCTGGGCGAGCCCGTCCCATCCCGTGCCCGGGAGGCCCGCGTGCGCATCGGCATCGTTCCCCAGGCGGATAACCTGGATCCGGATTTCACCGTTCGCGAGAACCTGGTCACCTATGCCAGCTACTTCGGCTACAAGCCCGCTGAGGTGGCGGACCGTATCGACGATCTGCTGCGTTTCGCCAACCTGGAGGGGCGGGCGGATTCGCCGATTCAGGCACTGTCCGGCGGCATGAAGCGTCGACTGTCCCTGGCGCGGGCGCTGATCAACGATCCGGCCCTGGTGGTGCTCGATGAGCCGAGCACAGGGCTCGATCCCCAGGCGCGTCAGCATATCTGGCAGCGCTTGCTGGCCCTGCTCTCCCGGGGCTGCACGCTCATTCTGACCACGCACTACATGGAAGAGGCCGAGCGGCTTTGTGATCGCCTGGCCATCGTGGACGACGGCCGCATCGTCGCGAGCGGCAGTCCACGCGAACTGGTGGCAGAACACATCGAGCCCCATGTGTTCGAGTTGCGCGGTGCCGATGCAGAGCGCTGGCACCGGGAGGGGGAGCAGCTGGCCGACCGGGCCGAGCGGGTCGGGGATACGCTGCTGTTGTATGCGGTGGATCCCGAGCCGGTGCATGCCGCGCTGAACGCCGATGCCAGCCTGCGCTACTGGCACCGCCCGGCCAATCTGGAAGATGTCTTCCTGCGGCTGACCGGCCGTGATCTGCGGGACTGAAAGAAGAGTCTAATTCATGCTGCCCGAGCTTTCGCTGCGCTTTATCCCTATCTGGAAACGCAACCTGCGCGTCTGGCGCAAGTTGATGGTGCCGTCCATTCTCGGCAACTTCGGGGAACCGCTGCTCTACCTGATCGTGTTGGGATACGGTTTCGGGCGGCTCGTCGGTGATGTGAATGATCTTCCCTACATGGTCTTCCTGGCGTCGGGCATCATCTGCTCCAGCGCCATGTTCACGGCAAGCTTCGAGGCGCTGTATTCCGCCTACACCCGCATGACCATCCAGCAGACCTGGGGCGCCATGCTGGACGCCCCGCTGCGGGTCGATGACGTCGTGCTTGGCGAAATCGTCTGGGCGGCCACCAAGGCGCTCATGGGTGCCACGGCCATGCTGGTGGTAGCCTCTTTGCTCGGCCTGGTCGCCGGGCCCATTGCGGTGCTCGTGCTGCCACTGATCTTTCTCGCCGGTTTATGCTTCGGCGG contains the following coding sequences:
- a CDS encoding LEA type 2 family protein; this translates as MILRGALAILTFAAVLLGGCAALQPEIKEPTYKLDSVELLQLGLTEQRFRLTLLVDNPNNRALPVRELRYSVDLEGIPLADGKSEERFTLPANTELPVHLEVRTRLLQSLPELMQKMDGSTRQLAYELRGEVDYGTLIRGTRPFERRGRLTLDL
- a CDS encoding DUF1475 family protein codes for the protein MIAGLRLFFAAVLVAMVAIILFASADRGIGEALADLGRDPWVQAALMDAYFGFLTIWLWMAYKEPTWLRRIGWLIAVLLTGNVAIAIYLLIQLFSLRPGDGIEALLLRRDRADAA
- a CDS encoding ATP-binding cassette domain-containing protein is translated as MNSSINLVDAPAATVSAADAAIVTARGLTKRYGETEVVRGIDLDVRPGECFGLLGPNGAGKTTTLRMLLGLTPPTDGTLEVLGEPVPSRAREARVRIGIVPQADNLDPDFTVRENLVTYASYFGYKPAEVADRIDDLLRFANLEGRADSPIQALSGGMKRRLSLARALINDPALVVLDEPSTGLDPQARQHIWQRLLALLSRGCTLILTTHYMEEAERLCDRLAIVDDGRIVASGSPRELVAEHIEPHVFELRGADAERWHREGEQLADRAERVGDTLLLYAVDPEPVHAALNADASLRYWHRPANLEDVFLRLTGRDLRD
- a CDS encoding ABC transporter permease, producing MLPELSLRFIPIWKRNLRVWRKLMVPSILGNFGEPLLYLIVLGYGFGRLVGDVNDLPYMVFLASGIICSSAMFTASFEALYSAYTRMTIQQTWGAMLDAPLRVDDVVLGEIVWAATKALMGATAMLVVASLLGLVAGPIAVLVLPLIFLAGLCFGGCAMVITAISRSYDFFLYYFTLVMTPMLLLSGVFFPLQELPALVAAAAYGLPLVHVVSVARPLMVGEALPLLWPLHVLVVAVFASGAIVLSTWLLRRRLAS
- a CDS encoding phosphoadenylyl-sulfate reductase, with product MASTAQQAVRPAPNHDDYQSLQGVSQELERLSAEDRVSWGLERFCGRIVLSSSFGAQSAVSLHLVTSQRPDIPVVLVDTGYLFPETYRFIDTLTERLRLNLQVFRPELSPAWQEARYGRLWEAGTQGIDRYNRINKVEPMRRALSDLGADAWFAGLRRQQAGSRATRSVVEQQNGRIKIHPIIDWTDRDVYQYLKGHGLPYHPLWHEGYVSIGDVHTTRRITADMSEEETRFFGLKRECGLHELV
- a CDS encoding tetratricopeptide repeat protein; this translates as MWLRCLPLALLLICGLATATPPQWTDAADETYATDERARIGVDHLEANGDYEAAYPWFLSAAEDGSPLASANLGWFYEEGLGVEQDGDRAVHWYGRAAETGAVRYSLHVAWIYLEGRLVGRDRAQAEQWFRFGIERDLPQAKLALGSVYYADILGGREGLGPEAEALLLDALEDGMVYATRFLGRMYLDGIGVERDVARGLSAVRLGAESRDPDMQSLLALLLARGDVIEADPVEANKWAALAAAAGDEQAAELQHTLEQTMLSDDEKAESLERARVWAEEQSVPAP